The following proteins are co-located in the Vigna angularis cultivar LongXiaoDou No.4 chromosome 2, ASM1680809v1, whole genome shotgun sequence genome:
- the LOC108328521 gene encoding 1-aminocyclopropane-1-carboxylate oxidase homolog 1 encodes MEVKSTNQIVAAMDSDYDRKAEIKAFDETKTGVRGLVDSGIKKVPRMFHSGIDITENIATDSKLSVPLIDLQNIHTNPALRKEAVTKIRSACQEWGFFQVINHGIPIPVMDEMIDGIKRFHEQDPEVRKQFYSRDLKHKFLYYSNTSLYKDKFANWRDTVGCSMAPNPPTPEELPEVFREIITEYSKEAMTLGCTIFELLSEALGLNPSYLKDLNCAEGLFIQGHYYPPCPEPELTLGTTTHTDTAFITILLQDQLGGLQILHDNQWLNVLPVDRGLVVNVGDVMQLITNDKFSSVYHRVLANRGGPRVSVAAFFSNNSHDLEKGITKVYGPIKELLSKENPPIYRNTSIGEIMAHHFAKGLDGNHALNPFRL; translated from the exons ATGGAGGTGAAAAGCACAAACCAGATAGTAGCAGCCATGGATTCCGATTATGACAGAAAAGCTGAAATCAAAGCATTTGATGAGACAAAAACTGGGGTCAGAGGTCTTGTAGATTCTGGGATAAAAAAAGTTCCTCGTATGTTCCATTCTGGTATTGACATAACTGAAAACATAGCCACTGACTCAAAATTGAGTGTTCCTCTCATAGACCTGCAAAACATACACACCAACCCTGCTCTGCGAAAAGAAGCTGTCACAAAAATTCGCAGTGCATGCCAGGAGTGGGGTTTTTTTCAAGTGATCAATCATGGAATTCCAATTCCAGTTATGGATGAGATGATTGATGGAATCAAAAGGTTTCATGAACAAGATCCTGAAGTAAGGAAACAGTTTTACTCTCGAGATTTGAAGCACAAATTTCTGTATTATTCCAACACCAGCCTCTACAAGGACAAATTTGCTAACTGGAGAGATACAGTTGGATGTTCTATGGCTCCCAATCCTCCCACACCAGAGGAATTGCCTGAAGTGTTTAG AGAGATAATTACTGAATATTCGAAGGAAGCAATGACACTGGGTTGTACAATTTTTGAGTTGTTGTCAGAGGCTCTTGGCCTTAATCCATCTTATCTCAAAGACTTGAATTGTGCAGAAGGACTTTTCATTCAGGGCCATTACTATCCACCTTGTCCTGAACCTGAATTAACTTTGGGCACCACCACCCACACTGATACGGCCTTCATCACAATACTTCTACAAGACCAACTGGGTGGTCTTCAGATTCTTCATGACAATCAATGGTTAAATGTTCTTCCTGTGGATCGAGGTCTTGTTGTAAACGTAGGAGATGTTATGCAA CTTATAACAAATGACAAGTTTTCGAGTGTTTATCACCGGGTCTTGGCAAACCGTGGAGGGCCAAGAGTTTCAGTAGCTGCcttcttttcaaataattcaCATGATCTAGAAAAAGGTATAACAAAGGTTTATGGTCCAATTAAAGAGTTATTATCGAAGGAAAACCCACCAATCTATAGGAACACTTCCATAGGAGAGATCATGGCTCACCATTTTGCTAAGGGGCTTGATGGGAACCATGCTTTGAACCCTTTCAGGTTGTGA
- the LOC108329588 gene encoding G-type lectin S-receptor-like serine/threonine-protein kinase At1g11300, with the protein MIGKMGISSHANLFFVLLMLCSYVLDVGIATESITSSQSIKDLETLSSKDGNFTFGFFTPPNSSDRYVGIWWKPQSTVVWVANRNQSLNDSSGVVTFSEDGNLVVLNGQNHVIWSTSVPNISTNTSAQLSDGGKLELTETTTGNSLWDSFQQPSNTLLPQMKVSSNRTGRGVGLTSWKSPSDPSVGSFSVGAVERGKIIEVFIWNETRPYWRSGPWSGGIFTGVDLMASAYLNSFTVVDGEVIYNPESVSEFGIFVLNSQGRVEQKYWDDTKQELEVSWTNKISDCDVYGVCGSFAICNSHGSAICSCLKGFEPNNKEEWDAQNWTSGCFRSTSLQCERAKDQNTTIDTNEDQFLELQKVKIPDFSEWSSAEPETCRSQCLKNCSCVAYSHDDGIGCMFWNDNLLDIQQLSNRGLYLYVRVDPSELEHGKKTTIIITVTVIIGMVIIVTCACVIWRRTSGRPAMKRDKKGFLYFKNDEPLEQRDNKVFEELSRVKLQELLLFDFEKLATATDNFHQSNKLGQGGFGPVYMGKLQDGQEIAVKRLSRASGQGLEEFMNEVVVISKLQHRNLVRLLGCCIEGDEKMLLYEYMPNKSLDVLIFDPTKHKLLDWGKRCCIIEGIARGLLYLHRDSRLKIIHRDLKASNILLDDELNPKISDFGMARIFGRTEDHANTNRIVGTYGYMSPEYAIQGLFSEKSDVFSFGVLLLEIVSGRRNTSFYDDEHSLTLLGFTWAQWKEGNILSLVDSEIYDPNDHEDMLSLIHIGLLCVQELASDRPTMATVVSMLNSDVVFLPPPSQPAFIRVQNVVNSESSEESQRVCSVNTISITEVYGR; encoded by the exons ATGATCGGAAAAATGGGTATCAGCAGCCATGCAAACCTGTTCTTTGTTTTGTTAATGCTGTGTTCTTATGTGTTGGACGTTGGTATTGCCACAGAAAGCATCACTTCATCACAATCCATCAAGGACTTAGAAACTCTAAGCTCCAAAGATGGTAACTTCACTTTCGGGTTCTTCACCCCTCCAAACTCCTCAGACCGATACGTTGGAATTTGGTGGAAGCCTCAATCCACAGTCGTATGGGTTGCTAACAGAAATCAATCACTGAATGATTCTTCAGGAGTTGTTACCTTTTCTGAAGATGGCAATCTTGTGGTGCTGAATGGACAGAATCATGTTATTTGGTCAACATCTGTGCCAAACATATCTACCAATACGAGTGCCCAGCTTTCAGACGGGGGGAAGCTAGAACTTACAGAAACCACAACGGGAAACAGCTTATGGGATAGTTTTCAGCAACCTTCAAATACATTACTGCCCCAAATGAAAGTTTCAAGCAATAGAACAGGTAGGGGAGTAGGACTTACATCATGGAAGAGCCCTTCTGATCCCTCTGTTGGGAGCTTCTCTGTGGGTGCTGTTGAACGCGGAAAAATCATTGAAGTGTTTATCTGGAATGAAACTCGACCATACTGGCGCAGTGGTCCCTGGAGTGGTGGGATCTTTACAGGGGTAGACCTGATGGCTAGTGCATATCTAAACAGTTTTACGGTTGTAGATGGTGAAGTCATTTACAACCCAGAAAGTGTATCTGAATTCGGAATCTTCGTTCTGAATTCTCAAGGCAGAGTTGAACAAAAATATTGGGATGATACGAAGCAAGAACTAGAAGTTTCGTGGACGAATAAAATATCGGATTGTGATGTTTATGGTGTATGCGGGTCGTTCGCAATCTGTAATTCACATGGCTCAGCAATATGCAGCTGTTTGAAAGGGTTTGAGCCAAACAACAAAGAGGAATGGGATGCACAAAACTGGACTAGTGGATGTTTTAGGAGCACATCTTTGCAGTGTGAAAGAGCCAAAGATCAAAACACAACTATAGATACAAATGAAGATCAATTTTTGGAACTGCAAAAGGTGAAAATTCCAGATTTTTCTGAATGGTCTAGTGCTGAGCCAGAGACATGCCGAAGCCAATGCTTGAAGAATTGCTCTTGTGTTGCGTATTCTCACGATGATGGGATTGGTTGTATGTTTTGGAATGACAATCTACTAGACATCCAACAACTCTCAAATCGAGGACTTTATCTGTATGTTCGTGTAGATCCTTCTGAACTTGAACATG GGAAAAAGACAACAATTATCATTACAGTAACAGTGATAATAGGAATGGTGATCATTGTCACTTGTGCATGTGTAATATGGAGGAGGACTTCCGGTCGCCCAG CAATGAAAAGGGACAAGAAAGGTTTCTTATATTTCAAGAATGATGAACCATTAGAACAAAGAGACAACAAAGTTTTTGAAGAACTGTCACGAGTTAAACTACAGGAGCTGCTCCTGTTTGATTTCGAAAAGCTTGCAACAGCCACAGACAATTTCCACCAGTCCAACAAACTTGGCCAGGGTGGTTTTGGTCCTGTGTACATG gGGAAACTGCAAGATGGACAAGAAATAGCAGTTAAAAGACTTTCTAGAGCCTCTGGACAAGGTCTAGAAGAATTCATGAACGAAGTAGTCGTGATTTCCAAGCTTCAGCACCGTAATCTTGTAAGACTTCTTGGATGCTGTATTGAAGGTGACGAAAAGATGCTACTATATGAATATATGCCAAACAAAAGTCTAGATGTGCTTATTTTTG ATCCAACAAAACATAAACTCCTAGATTGGGGGAAGCGCTGCTGCATAATAGAAGGAATAGCTCGAGGGTTGCTTTATCTTCACAGAGACTCTAGACTAAAAATTATACACAGAGATTTGAAGGCAAGTAATATCTTGTTAGATGACGAACTGAATCCAAAAATATCAGACTTTGGTATGGCTAGAATCTTTGGAAGAACTGAAGATCATGCTAATACTAATAGGATTGTTGGAACATA CGGTTACATGTCCCCTGAATATGCAATTCAAGGACTGTTTTCAGAGAAATCGGATGTCTTTAGCTTTGGTGTTTTGCTGCTAGAGATTGTTAGTGGAAGAAGAAACACAAGCTTTTATGATGATGAGCATTCTCTTACCCTTCTAGGATTT ACCTGGGCACAGTGGAAAGAAGGCAATATATTATCTTTAGTAGATTCAGAAATATATGATCCTAATGATCATGAAGATATGTTAAGTCTCATTCACATAGGACTTTTATGTGTACAAGAACTTGCTTCAGACAGACCCACAATGGCTACAGTAGTTTCTATGCTTAATAGTGATGTTGTCTTTCTTCCTCCTCCAAGTCAACCTGCATTCATCCGGGTGCAAAACGTGGTTAATTCAGAGTCGTCTGAAGAAAGTCAAAGAGTTTGTTCCGTGAATACAATTAGTATTACAGAAGTCTATGGTAGGTAG
- the LOC128195574 gene encoding uncharacterized protein LOC128195574 isoform X1 translates to MALPMATGGSNRLASNTFNPPSINFLRFSFQGPTQAQNLRDSLVEAKSSIVVKIGLRKGSRSCVEARVVGFTEENETIVYFRSKQHISESCSCYIRIRLCRRRSCFYHGKSFQGKKGFLD, encoded by the exons ATGGCTCTTCCAATGGCAACAGGTGGCTCCAATCGGCTGGCCTCCAACACCTTCAATCCTCCATCAATCAACTTCCTCCGCTTCAG TTTCCAGGGACCTACCCAGGCTCAAAATCTTAGGGACTCGCTTGTTGAAGCAAAGTCTAGTATTGTGGTCAAG ATTGGACTTAGGAAGGGTTCTCGTTCCTGTGTTGAAGCTCGAGTAGTCGGGTTTACTGAGGAGAATGAGACTATTG TTTACTTCAGGAGCAAGCAGCATATCTCAGAAAGCTGCAGTTGCTACATTAGGATTAGGCTATGCAGGAGGAGAAGCTGTTTCTACCATGGTAAAAGCTTTCAGGGAAAGAAGGGATTTCTTGATTGA
- the LOC128195574 gene encoding bifunctional aspartate aminotransferase and glutamate/aspartate-prephenate aminotransferase-like isoform X2, with translation MALPMATGGSNRLASNTFNPPSINFLRFSFQGPTQAQNLRDSLVEAKSSIVVKFTSGASSISQKAAVATLGLGYAGGEAVSTMVKAFRERRDFLIERFRDIRTKWASFILSVSKL, from the exons ATGGCTCTTCCAATGGCAACAGGTGGCTCCAATCGGCTGGCCTCCAACACCTTCAATCCTCCATCAATCAACTTCCTCCGCTTCAG TTTCCAGGGACCTACCCAGGCTCAAAATCTTAGGGACTCGCTTGTTGAAGCAAAGTCTAGTATTGTGGTCAAG TTTACTTCAGGAGCAAGCAGCATATCTCAGAAAGCTGCAGTTGCTACATTAGGATTAGGCTATGCAGGAGGAGAAGCTGTTTCTACCATGGTAAAAGCTTTCAGGGAAAGAAGGGATTTCTTGATTGAAAGATTTAGAGACATTAGAACTAAGTgggcttcttttattttaagtgttagtaaatTGTAG